A genomic segment from Vicugna pacos chromosome 17, VicPac4, whole genome shotgun sequence encodes:
- the TMEM89 gene encoding transmembrane protein 89, producing MVQAQSFLLWLLLLVMPVHTHAWSRPLWYQVGLDLQPWGCQPNSLEGCEGSLGCPGYWMGLGVNRIYPVAGVTVTTAMMLMLSRVVMQWRRSQATKSEHPQVTADTCVPWKRRGPVSDRALLLGVLHMLDALLVHIEGHLQHLATKQRTQIKGTPT from the exons ATGGTGCAGGCACAGTCTTTCCTGCTGTGGCTGCTTCTGCTAGTGATGCCTGTCCACACCCATGCCTGGTCACGGCCCCTGTGGTACCAGGTGGGGCTGGACTTACAGCCCTGGGGGTGCCAGCCAAATAGCCTGGAAGGTTGTGAGGGCAGCCTGGGCTGTCCCGGCTATTGGATGGGCCTGGGGGTGAACCGCATCTACCCTGTGGCAGGGGTCACGGTCACCACTGCCATGATGCTGATGCTCAGCCGTGTGGTGATGCAGTGGCGGCGCTCACAGGCTACTAAGAGTGAG CACCCACAGGTGACTGCTgacacctgtgtgccctggaaaCGACGGGGCCCTGTCTCAGACCGCGCCCTGCTCCTTGGGGTCCTGCATATGCTGGATGCCCTCCTGGTCCACATCGAGGGCCACCTGCAGCATCTAGCCACCAAGCAGCGAACCCAAATAAAGGGGACTCCCACCTAG